A window of Suncus etruscus isolate mSunEtr1 chromosome 4, mSunEtr1.pri.cur, whole genome shotgun sequence contains these coding sequences:
- the HSPB7 gene encoding heat shock protein beta-7 isoform X1 has protein sequence MSHRTSSTFRAERSFHSSSSSSASSSSASSRALPAQDPPMEKALSMFSEDFGSFMRPHSEPLAFPVLPTARPGGPGHIKTLGDTYEFAVDVSDFSPEDIIVTTSNNHIELAADGTVMNTFAHKCQLPDDVDPTSVTSALREDGSLTIRARRHPHTEHVQQTFRTEIKI, from the exons ATGAGCCACAGGACCTCTTCCACCTTCAGAGCGGAGAGAAGTTtccattcctcctcctcctcttcagctTCCTCCTCTTCAGCTTCCTCCCGTGCACTTCCAGCCCAGGACCCACCTATGGAGAAGGCCCTAAGCATGTTTTCAGAGGATTTTGGCAGCTTCATGAGGCCTCACTCGGAGCCCCTGGCCTTCCCAG TCCTCCCCACAGCCCGTCCCGGGGGGCCTGGCCATATCAAGACTCTGGGAGACACCTATGAGTTTGCTGTGGATGTAAGCGACTTCTCCCCAGAAGATATCATCGTCACCACATCCAACAACCACATCGAG CTGGCAGCCGATGGCACAGTCATGAACACCTTCGCTCACAAATGCCAGCTGCCGGATGACGTGGACCCCACGTCAGTGACTTCTGCCCTGCGGGAGGACGGAAGCCTCACCATCCGGGCACGACGCCACCCACACACAGAGCATGTCCAGCAGACCTTCCGGACAGAGATCAAAATCTGA
- the HSPB7 gene encoding heat shock protein beta-7 isoform X3: MSHRTSSTFRAERSFHSSSSSSASSSSASSRALPAQDPPMEKALSMFSEDFGSFMRPHSEPLAFPGNIKTLGDTYEFAVDVSDFSPEDIIVTTSNNHIEVRAEKLAADGTVMNTFAHKCQLPDDVDPTSVTSALREDGSLTIRARRHPHTEHVQQTFRTEIKI, from the exons ATGAGCCACAGGACCTCTTCCACCTTCAGAGCGGAGAGAAGTTtccattcctcctcctcctcttcagctTCCTCCTCTTCAGCTTCCTCCCGTGCACTTCCAGCCCAGGACCCACCTATGGAGAAGGCCCTAAGCATGTTTTCAGAGGATTTTGGCAGCTTCATGAGGCCTCACTCGGAGCCCCTGGCCTTCCCAGGCA ATATCAAGACTCTGGGAGACACCTATGAGTTTGCTGTGGATGTAAGCGACTTCTCCCCAGAAGATATCATCGTCACCACATCCAACAACCACATCGAGGTGCGGGCAGAGAAG CTGGCAGCCGATGGCACAGTCATGAACACCTTCGCTCACAAATGCCAGCTGCCGGATGACGTGGACCCCACGTCAGTGACTTCTGCCCTGCGGGAGGACGGAAGCCTCACCATCCGGGCACGACGCCACCCACACACAGAGCATGTCCAGCAGACCTTCCGGACAGAGATCAAAATCTGA
- the HSPB7 gene encoding heat shock protein beta-7 isoform X2, with product MSHRTSSTFRAERSFHSSSSSSASSSSASSRALPAQDPPMEKALSMFSEDFGSFMRPHSEPLAFPARPGGPGHIKTLGDTYEFAVDVSDFSPEDIIVTTSNNHIELAADGTVMNTFAHKCQLPDDVDPTSVTSALREDGSLTIRARRHPHTEHVQQTFRTEIKI from the exons ATGAGCCACAGGACCTCTTCCACCTTCAGAGCGGAGAGAAGTTtccattcctcctcctcctcttcagctTCCTCCTCTTCAGCTTCCTCCCGTGCACTTCCAGCCCAGGACCCACCTATGGAGAAGGCCCTAAGCATGTTTTCAGAGGATTTTGGCAGCTTCATGAGGCCTCACTCGGAGCCCCTGGCCTTCCCAG CCCGTCCCGGGGGGCCTGGCCATATCAAGACTCTGGGAGACACCTATGAGTTTGCTGTGGATGTAAGCGACTTCTCCCCAGAAGATATCATCGTCACCACATCCAACAACCACATCGAG CTGGCAGCCGATGGCACAGTCATGAACACCTTCGCTCACAAATGCCAGCTGCCGGATGACGTGGACCCCACGTCAGTGACTTCTGCCCTGCGGGAGGACGGAAGCCTCACCATCCGGGCACGACGCCACCCACACACAGAGCATGTCCAGCAGACCTTCCGGACAGAGATCAAAATCTGA